The Dendropsophus ebraccatus isolate aDenEbr1 chromosome 11, aDenEbr1.pat, whole genome shotgun sequence genomic interval TGTtcactaatatactgtatgtgtacaaaCAAGACAAGTCACTCAGAGTCCGGCAAACCTAGTCCCGACTGACTAGTGGGCATCTCCTCACGCTAGCATTCTGGTTCCATTCTGATAGGTTTCCTTTGCAAGTGGTTCCCTCTAGTGTCCACATCATCACATTACCTACTCTCAAGATGATGAGACCTTCCTCTTCTAATTGAACCATATATACAGAGCCATGGATCAGGTCATGTGTTGTCTATAGGTTCCAAGAAATGACAAACACTGTATATGCTGATAATCATTTATTATTAATTCATTAGTAAATAaaggtgaacatacccttaaagataTGGGTCACACAGTAATTTTTGCATAATTGATTTTTTAACACAAGCCCCAAAGAAATACAGGGTTTTTCTGGGACTCAAATATGGATAGTCTATCCATATAGGACCTCCACCTGTCAAAAGATTAAAGGTTCTTTCCCATTGTCCACGTCTGGCATGGCAGCACAATCACATTAAGTGACTGGATGCCTCACTCCACTAATATTAATAAGGAGAGATATCAGTACCAAGTCATGGGGGGGCTCTTTTAGTGCAGAAAAGTATATAGCAAGGAGAAACTTCAGCGGTGCCACAATCCATAATGGAGCCATCAGTTATGCAGCGTTCTGAGGGGAGGTGGCCATGATCAGTGTCATTAGTCGGTGGGATTTTAGTCATTATCTATagaaaaataaagtgaaaaaattaagtaATCTGTTGTTACTTTAATAATATGAAGATATATTTCATCCCCACAGGCCCATAACCCTTGGTATACCTgaaaatatcctgctggcctaagatgcagctgactgacattgtgctaTTCTATAGTCATTTATCTACAAGTAAACGCAGGTCATTCTCTACCAGTTCTACTGTCCCCAGGACATCTGATGCTTCCTACATCTGCTCCTCAGCAACTGCCCCTTCTACTAGAGGCATAGCTATAGGCTTGTGGGCAATGGTGCAAAATTTCACCTCAATCAGAGGTCGCaagtgacctcttctctgatcggagtcagTCATTTACGCTTTCTTTTCCATCGAGGCCAGGCtgccatgaagacttcttccagtCACATATCTTTGAGCAGAGTTTGCTGCCCAAAAGTATTGGGATTCTTATCCTCATATCACTTCATTGTGCCACTGCACCCCCTTAAGTAATCAAGGGGGTTACCGAGCCACCGTGTCCTAACGAATAGTGCCACTGTTCCATAATGTACTGCGCAACCATGCCCAAATGATTTATACTATAGTCACCTAAGGATGTACCACTGTGCCAAATGAACTTTACCAttgtcctctaatgtattgtgccactgtccattaatgtactgtaccactgtctccgctaatgtactgtgccactgtcccctctaaggtactggaccactgtcccctctaatgtactgtactattgtcctctaatgtattgtaccactgtcctctaatgtactgtactactgtctccgctaatgtactgtgccactgtcccctctaaggtactgtaccactgtcccctctattgtactgtaccactatcctctaatgtactgtactattgtcctctaatgtattgtaccactgtcctctaatgtactgtactactgtctccgctaatgtactgtgccactgtcccctctaaggtACTGGACCACTGTCCCtctattgtactgtaccactatcctctaatgtactgtactattgtcctctaatgtattgtaccactgtcctctaatgtactgtactactgtctccgctaatgtactgtgccactgtcccctctaaggtactggaccactgtcccctctattgtactgtaccactatcctctaatgtactgtactattgtcctctaatgtattgtaccactgtcctctaatgtactgtactactgtctccgctaatgtactgtgccactgtcccctctaaggtACTGGACCACTGTCCCtctattgtactgtaccactatcctctaatgtactgtattattgtcctctaatgtactgtgccgctgtcttctattgtactgtaccactgtctccactaatgtactgtgccagtgTCCCCTCTAAGGAACtggaccactgtcccctctaatgtactgtactactgtcctctaatgtactgtaccactgccccctctaatgtactgtaccactgcccctctaatgtactgtactattgtcctctaatgtactgtactactgtctccgctaatgtactgtgccactgtcccctctgagGTTCtgaaccactgtcctctctaatgtactgtaccactgtccccgctaatgtactgtaccaatgtcctctaatgtactgtactattgtcctgtaatgtactgtgccactgtcccctctaatgtactgtaccactgtcctcggtaatgtactgtaccactgtcctctaatgtactgtactattgtcctgtaatgtactgtgccactgtctccactAATGTGCTGTGTTACTGTCCCCTCTAAGGTACtggaccactgtcctctaatatacagtgtcccctttaatatactggatcactgccccctctaatgtactttaccaatGTCCTATCTAATAtcctgtaccactgtcttctctaatatactgttgcaaaaccacaatctggagagccacaggttgggtagTGTCTTCTGATAATGCTCACCTCTCCTGGCTCCTGCTCTGATTCGGAGCTCTGCcctcttctggtcaggtctggatgcTGTCTAATGCAGGCACAGCTAATCGCTCTGCTCTACATTACACAGAAAGTGCTGAGTGGCAGCACAGGGAGCAGCTGGTTCCCCTCCTTCTGCCAGCAATCACATATTAAATTGGATCCGCAATGTACTGATACAATTGAATAGGGAGAGGGATGCCCACTGCAGATCTTCCTTACCGGGTGTaaccacggtccttttttttataaGCCTCCCACTTGGAACGGGCTGGCCGTCTCCTGTGCTTCACCTACGACTGGTGCCtaggaatagaccggcgctgtaaGCAGGAAACGggacgcggttcaaaaaaagagcACGACATCGGCATCCCTGCACCGGCGCCGGTCTATCCATGTAGATATCAAAGAAGCaatgtaccggtggtacattcgctttaaaggagaagtccggcaaaatattttattaagagtattgtattggcccccagactcccagagctgtgcgggctgtggctgctggagaggatgatggcagagggatgctcagtgtcccttcattgccctgtgcccctcagtgtcccctgccatcatcttctccagcatccacagcctgcacagctctgggagtcgggtcgtgacatcaccattttatccaggaagtgaagccttgatgcagtagtaagtgcagggaaaaaagcaccttatgagcatttcccgtaataagtttatattggtgatttgtataaattttggggggcaatacaatactttaataaaaattttcgctggacttctcctttaatctcttCCCAATCCACAGACTGTCATATTTACTCTCTACTGTCACTCAGGTTCACCTCCTGAACCACTCTGGTCTCCATAACTCACTGGCACAACTCCCACCTTAAAAACATGTGGCCTTTACTACAGCTTGGCACTTGTCACTATTTGTTTCTTTTTTGGTAGCTTTTTATAGGACCCATCCGTTCtgtaggtggtggtcactgtcaCAAGATATGATGGCTGAcaaatttattatatatacatcagacACTATCACTGTCTATTCTATACACTCTATAGTgctgacaaacacacaaacaatAATATCAAACTTTTGTCTTATTATGGTGGGCACTACACACAGACTACCTTACCTTGTATTTTTGCATAGAAGCACCAGTTTACATCAGGAATACTTGAGTCATAGCAGCATCCTTTGGAAGAACACTCCATTAAAGAGATGTCCGGGTAGCCACAGTCAGTTCTGTCCGAGGGGTTCCCAGCACACATAGAATTATCTATGAATATTAGGTGTTAGTAATAAAACTCTGAATTATCTGCTTTATCCCAACAATCTTATTTGTATGACTCCTTATAAAGTCTACTTTTACTTGTATTTTGGAAATTACTGTGTAATTGCAGTTAGTGCGATGCCCAAGCCCCTAGGGGCCTCTCCGCTGATAggtgtagttactggcaggaGCCGGAGCAGCTGCTCAGCAGAGgattgtcacggttttggcacgagggtaacacagctgagaaccgggctcctgaccgagcggagactaggcatgcgattttttcgttgtccttagtcagggcaccaataaatacaccaatgccaaggttcagaatgccaaggcagacttgaataaggcagagtaatgggtgatgctgcaataggctgtgatgatagcgtgctgaatgatgagagtagtagtgatactgaggataagatgctgggcggaatggaactaagatgaatacttgctgttgatgattagagaagatgatgagaggaatgactgaagaacggcaccgaGATCtagagaatagatgagaatcttgaggacttgagaatagaacacagccaggaacacttctggtggaactggagcagcagagcacacgtatctctctcctgacaggggagagggaacacacaccctatcccctgtggtagggaatagactgaggtagaacaggaagtcacatggtatcctccagccaaagctcgatggccattggagttaccatggaagcaggggcagtcacgtgacatccagccatttcatcatcacaccattaggcatatacagtgaaatatacatgagaagtaccatacttgaacactggggggcgacataatacccttaggcactgataactgaatatgcatacaagaaatgaatggaatagcagacctgaatactgagaggggtgacacaatacacacagtttgcagtggaccatagctttccagaacagaggcaataaaatactgactgactcagatataaggatacactttgaaggaaacaaTAAGAGAAGGAACTCTGTTCCGGGACACTGCATTAGCACCAACATCCCACGTTTCTCCCATTACATTAACAAAGGAACAAAACAATAGGAACctcatttttttcattctttctcTCATCCACCACTTCAGGTTGCCTGGCAACAACCTAACTTCTTCCTTGGGTGACCACCATTTGAATACTTGTATCTCcgctagcataaactagtgacacagaagctgaacagaatgatgtatcactcacaatgtactgtacagctgatccagagatactGTATCCTCCTTAattacatggacaataagtagtcctctccattatgtgcatgagcccagtagtcctcaatatttaaTGAGAAGCAGAaatctccgcccaccagctgcggattggtagttatctatccttgctgtgtataggcagtacaGTGTCAATCTGCAGCTGAAAGGCAGGGGTAGGGAtgtagcaagaatcctattctcctgcatattaggagaacggctgaacaaaatgatgtcagtaatacactgatctgttcagcatttctgtaattagtttatgctgccctcatttaaggcaaaacaagagtccgtggagtcgcggttgcgagtctcaaaaccgggttttgagactcgcaaccgagactccacagactcttgtcttgcatatttaaatttttgggggcatcagtggagactcttgattgagttttttcactgttctccttgactTCAGTGATTATTGGTCTTGTTGGTTAattcctcatttaaggcagaataatcCTTGTCACAGATTCCCTATAAACTAGGGGTCTCAAGTATGTAGACGCATTACACCCTGCAAGACTTAAGAGAGTGGGGCCCTCCATGAAACTGGGACTAGGTGAGCATTACTATTTTATTTCTAAATggggcagagggggcattattactatatgaaggcagactgggcattattactatatggaagcacggGGTACATTATTACAGTGTGGAATCACAAAGTACATTGTTATGTGGAGTTGcagggggtgttattactatattgggcacaggtgggcattaatactatatgaaaaggatcattattactgtatgggggcacaaagtaaattattattatattgagaAACAGGGGGCATTAATAATTTAAGGGGGTGAATAACTGATTAGAAATCATTTTGCATTGTTTGGACATAGTTCTTACAAACACACAGAAACAGGGTTCTCTAACGTCTGTCTTATTAcagtggacacacacacacacacacacacctacagttATTACACAACTTGCACAACCATGACTGTATGCTTACCTTGTTCAATTGGGTGAAAACACCAGGGTACATCAGAAACACTTGAGTCGTAGCAGCATCCTTCAGAAGAACACTCGGGATCACTGATATCACCGCCTCCACAGTCTTTTCTGTCCGAGGGGCTCATAGCACATTTGTCTATGAATATTAAGTGTTAGTATGCAATGGAGATGCAGGgagcattaatactatatggaggcacaggttggtattattactatatgggagcacagggggcattaataccatatgggggcacaggggggttttattactatatgggagcacaggggggtattaTCACTGATTGGAGCaacagggggaattattagtatacaAGGAATATgcaaaggacagaaatggctgcacatattACTATATATGCAAATAACTAATTGAGCATATTACTGGGAATGCACATTAACAATTTTATTGGACTACACAGGATACACACACATTCCTCACACTATACCTTTTATTTTTGGATGAAAACTCCTttggggtgggttcacatgtactttatccgcagcggatttcacgctgcaagtttgcagcaaagtCCGTAGGGGATACCTTCCCTGTCAcgtcaatgagattacatacttacagcgggaatgtcatctcgctgcgagtatgtaaatgccgccccCCTTTACCCGCCACTGCTACCCAGAACATACTTTACTTGGTCCGCACTCCAGCTGCATCAAAGGTTACCGTAGGTCCTgcctagccaatcagtgactgcggcactgattggctgagcgggacctacggGGACCGTAAGCCTCAAATACAGCCGGGGCGCGGACAAGGTAAAGTATGTTCCGGGCGGCATCAGCGGGTTAaagggggcagcatttacatactcgcagtcggatgacaatcccgctgtgagtatgtaatctcattgaactGACAGGGAAGTTGttagcagcggattttgctgcaaactcgcagtgtgaaatctgctgcggatactatACGTTTGCTCAAAACATCATAAAGGGATTCCCTACAGTATACCTGCGTGAGGCAGTGATTTCAGACCAGAGAAGGCGGGAACATACCACTCAGGTAACCTCTGGAAGTGTtctgggtcacttgggcacttgtaacggtagcctggagtggtagcagacccacccTTGGTcgttggtaccgccactcacagaaaggagaGATAACCCAAGTATAggatggtgtgtaggtgcaggtgctaaCAGAGTAGACTAGAGTCCTGTGTGTTTagtaaaaatataatactttactgaaGTATAACACTGGATGAAAATGTGCAAATCTTGACATAAAACATTGGTGCTGACAGTAAGGTAAAACCAGTGCTTGTAGTAGTGTGTGCTttgtagagagagaggaggagaggagttgccagggtagccctgcccaaagtagtaaatgtgctctgccggaacaggtgTAGAAATAGAAGAGATAAGAAGATACTCGTATTCATAGATGCCTATACtggctctgaaccgccttatgccccctagttgcgggatacccgtcctaggtgggtaatacgagccccagtcgtcggttatctggaTGTAGCAGACTCCCAAGGTTTCCAAGTTGTCTTGCACtatgcagtaggatacgtagacctttttcaCGGTAGCTttttcctactggggtcagttcctcttgcttcagctaactgccctgcacattttagagGATGGTTACAGACTTGGGCAAAGAGTTTCCtatgtggcttctctcctctttgtagagcttagcactgcacaGTGATCTTAGTTACTTGCATAATGAAATCTTTAGTTGCtgtctttggtccctgtcaggggtcctggccaaagccaggctctggcttaacttctgcagagaTTGGTTTGTTTTGCTTCCTCTTACACTGAATACAATACTCAGACTGCACACTTCCTTCCACcaaaactaactcctcctacaggggctaaactATACCCTTCTGTGAGttgtggggctgagtgtgtgtgtgaaagAGAGACAAAGCAATAGGGTAGAAGAGAACTAACACCCGTGACTGGTTAGCACATAACACATGATACAAAACAATCAACCCTTCCacttcttcagctgtgcaataggtTAAGTAGAAactgtagtgacacctagtggggaaaacacaatactacatctcccacttgtgtgaacctgagggagtgacttactaaggtgccatacagagcaccagtggtgggataccacaaaaccacctgccctagctaataCCATATGGCTACCCTGGGTTACAGCAAAAGcaggtacagggggcattatttctaaaTAGAGGTGTATgggcattattaatattaattggggtacagtacatgaggcatttttaccatatggaggcacatggggacatcattactatatggagacacatatCACTGCAAAAGAATGGTGTGGGCTAAAATAGAACTTTTAATtgaatagcttaaaggggtagtgaggtgctaaacaattattcacaaaataacacacattacaaagttatacaactttgtaatgtatgttatgtatgtgaatggcccccttccccttgtttccccccacccacgccacccccggaagtgggatgcagtatactcacctgatttgtgccgacccccgtccgccatcttgagacaatgatgtcatcttcgggtggGCGGGCGAaccactccatccgtccctcgtgcttcccccctctgccgcgtcataactgtgttcagccgtgattggctaagcacagttatgctcagccaatcgcggctgaacagctggggatgcggcagaggggggggggcgtaatgagggacagatggagcggttcggccagccgcccgaagatgacatcattgtcccaagatggtggacgggggttgacacgaatcaggtgagtatagtgcatcccacttccgggggtggcgtaggaagggggccattcattaaaataacacacattacaaagttgtataactttgtaatgtgtgttattttgtgaatacagtaatacctcggttttcaaacactttggaactcgaactgcttggtattcgaacgaaaatttacccagaagtagtgtttggaattcgaactttgctcggttttcgaacgtttttcgaacgtttttgcgagggtggatgctgtataagactgctggagtgcatatacagtgcagtattagtacaggcagtgcaccaccatctcccatacattacagtgcttggatgggggggacgctatgcagtaaaggatgggtgaggagttggtgactactgtactataattgctggttctgatgaacatttcttatgtttaatgtcctatacagtatagtgctgtactgtactgtacagaatgCGGTTCAGGTCATTTGACATGGTATTAGGAAACAAGCGATCATGTGATCACCTCTCTTTTGCGTAATAGGTGGGACGGACCCAGAGGAGGGAATAGGCCAGAATAGCAATCAATCAAACCGAGAGGAGGACCCTCGAGTGATATAAAAGGGAGCTCAGTAATAGGAATCAGTGTGCGGCCATCACCAGTGCTGTGCATATGGATATACCAAATGGATACCTGTGAAGCTACCAACCGGCCCCTGATGATGAGTGGTTCAAGAAACGCGTTGGGCCAGTGGAATGAGGTGAGAAGGAACCccttaaaaagtaaagaaataaacaaaGGAAAGTACAAAAAACCTTCTTTgaaatattttaataaagtatatttttgAGCTCACAGAAATATATTATATGTGGAATGAACACGGACTATGGTATGAActatataaaaaatgaaataaaataagcacCTAAAAATTGCTGTGTATATTATACTATTGCGCAAAGGTTGCAAAGTACACCGGTAAAAAGTGCAATACTTGTCCTATTCTGTCCCTTTCCCAAAACACAAGGCCGTCAAAAAAGAGGTGTGAGTCATTGCGGTAAGATAGATGCCATAATCGCAATTCACACCAAGTGGATTGCCCCTGATTATGCCATCTATCTTACCGCAATGACTCACACCTCTTTTTTGACGGCATTGTGTTTTGGGAAAGGGACAGAATAGAACAGGGATGTCTAGGGTATTGTCCCTAAATCAAGAgccttttaatttttgaggtaTAGTGTTGAGAATTTAATACTGTGGGACTTTTTTATTCCCTTAGTGTCTGGCACTACAGGGCTGAATAGCCTTGAAGACATCAAACTGTAAGTACACGTTTATCTAATATCGTATGGTTGCTGTCTGTCCCTTCCCCCACATGGGCCTGTCAAATGCCGCTGTGTGGCATGGTTGAGTTTTGTTATTGCACCTATTTTGGAATATATGTTTTTAAGCTATTTaattaaaggttatattttagaGCACACCATTCCTTTGCAGTGATATTATAGTTTAGTGCTGGTGTATGGCCTAGTATTGTTGATATATATGGAGACACATGCTGTGATATATGGAGACACATAAGAGCATTATTACTATCGGGAGGCATATGgggacatcattactatatggagacacatgcGGACATcattactttatggaggcacaTGGGGACATcattactttatggaggcacaTGGGGACATcattactttatggaggcacaTGGGTACCTTATTACTGAATGTAGCTGTTTGGGAGTgtactattctatatggagacacTGGGGGCA includes:
- the LOC138767546 gene encoding integumentary mucin C.1-like, translated to MDATLLFTSALAIVLFPQVNAGHMECAVNPWDRIDCGHPEISNEDCSAQGCCFDLSIPDVNWCFYPKLQDKCAMSPSDRKDCGGGDISDPECSSEGCCYDSSVSDVPWCFHPIEQDNSMCAGNPSDRTDCGYPDISLMECSSKGCCYDSSIPDVNWCFYAKIQDND